In the genome of Oncorhynchus nerka isolate Pitt River linkage group LG27, Oner_Uvic_2.0, whole genome shotgun sequence, the window CACCTCTCAATTAACGTGTCATAAAGAGCTGATTCATATTGCGCTTATGTTTCACTGGCACACACTTCCTGACTGACTCACAGATGACAGGGAAAACACACGAGAGAAAAAACAAATATGGAAATAGATTGACTGCTGAGCTGAGGGTTGTCACAAAGACCCACTGACTTCATTGTTAGGAGCACCAAAGCTTCAGTTTGCAAACGCTCAGCAAAAACACAAAAGGAAACTAATTAAACATTGAGAACACATAATATGCTCCACCTAATCCGCAGGACACTTATTGAATAGATTATAACCAAAGTATGAGGCATAGCATATCACAACACACCATCACCATACAAGTCAAGAGTGATCCACAAAGTCAAGAGCCCATTCCATGATGCCGCACACTCCCAATGACAGACCAATACCAACTTCCTCTTTATGAACACTAAGTACCCCAGTCTGCAGAAGGGTCAGCACCACTATGTTTACAGAGCAGGGACACAAATCATTCTCTAATATAGGAATGTTTTCTGATCTAATCATGTTTCATTTTGAGCAATACTAATACATTATCAGTGTCCTCTAGCGTAAAGTGTCATTATAATGCCTGAATGTAGTtactactagaggtcgaccatgtcacgttcgttataaggatcggaccaaagcgcagcgtggtatgcgtacattcttatttatttaaagaatgaaacactgaacaaactaacaaaataacaaaacgaaatgtgaagctatacaaatgagtgctgacaggcaactacacatagacaagatcccacaaacaccaaagggaaatggctcCCTAaacatgatccccaatcagagacaacgataaacagctgcctctgattgggaaccatatcaggccaccatagacatacaaatcacctagacctacaaaaacctTACACatacaaaaaaacctagacaatgcaaaaactagcgtacccaccctagtcacgccctgacctaaccaaaatataatatctacggtcagagcgtgacagaccaattatgattttccacgccgataccgatactgattattggaagaccaaaaaaagctgataccgattaaattggacaattttatttatttatttgtaataatgacaattacaacgatactgaatgaacacttattttaacttaatataatatatgaataaaaatacatttagcctcaaataaaaaatcaaacatgttcaatttggttgaaataatgcaaaaacaaagtgttggagaagaaagtaaaagtgcaatatgtgccatgtaagaaagctaacgtttaagttccttgctcagaacatgagaacatatgaaagctggtggttccttttaacatgagtcttcaatattcccaggtaagaagttttaggttgtagttattataggaattataggactatttctctctatacaatttgtatttcatatacctttgactattggatgttcttataggcactttagtattgccagtgtaacagtatagcttccgtccctctactcgctcctacctgggctcgaaccaggaacacaatgacaacagccaccctcgaagcagcgttacccatgcagagcaaggggaacaactactccaagtctcagagtgagtgacgtttgaaacgctattagtgcacaccccgctaactagctagacatttcacatttgttacaccagcctaatctcgggagttgataggcttgaagtcataaacagcacaatgcttgaagcacagcgacgagctgctggcaaaacgcacaaaagtgctgtttgaatgaatgcttacgagcctgctggtgtctaccatcgctcagtcagactgctctatcaaatcatagacttaattataacataataacacacagaaatacgagccttaggtcattaatatggtagaatccggaaactatcatcttgaattcaaaatgtttattctttcagtgaaatacggaaccgttacgtattttatctaacgggtggcatccataagtctaaatattcctgtttacattgcacaaccttcaatgttatgtcataattacgtacatttctggcaaattagttcgcaatgagccaggcggcccaaacagTTGCATATagcctgactctgcgtgcaatgaacgcaagagaaattacacaatttcacctggttaatattgcctgctaacctggatttatttgtgctaaatatgcaggtttaaaaatatatacttctgtgtattgattttaagaaaggcattgatgtttatggttaggtacagtcgtgcaacgattgtgcttttttcgcaaatgcgcttttgttaaatcatcccctgtttggcgaagttggctgtctttgttaggaagaaatagtcttcataCAGTTTGCAATGagctaggcggcccaaactgctgcatataccctgactctgttgcaggAGAAGTGACACCATTTTtgctagttaaaataaattcatgttagcaggcaatattaactaaatatgcaggtttaaaatatatatacttgtgtattgattttaagaaaggcattgatgtttatggttaggtacacgttggagcaacgttggaacaacgacagtccttttttgcGAATgccaccgcatcgattatatgcaacgcaggacacgctagataaactagtaatatcaacaaccatgtgtagttaacttgtgattgattgattgattgtttttataagataagtttaatgctagctagcaacttaccttggattcttactgcattcgcgtaacaggcaggctcctcgtggagtgcaatgtaatcaggtggttagagcgttggactagttaaccgtaaggttgccagattgaatccccgagctgacaaggtataaagctgtcgttctgcccctgaacaaggcagttaacccaccgttccttgaaaataagaatgtgttcttaactgacttgcctagttaaataaaggtgtaaaaaaacacAGATTtttgattgttatgaaaacttgaaatcggccctaattaattggccattaggattaatcggtcgacctctagttactACTGTATTCCATGTGGCTTATAAGCATCAACGGTAGTTGACATATTTTGACATTTACACAACCATCCTAAAACAATTGCTTGAGCTATAGATAGGCATATCTAAACACCAGTAAATCGACTATGTGAAGGCCTATGTCACTATGGAGATTAAGCTCTGTGCATGAATAATAATTGGCTATTTATTTCTGGGCAATAATTTgaatatctataaacacatccaGCACATGTTTGGAAAACACCTGTTCGGAGCGCAGTGACATCTGTGAGGAACATCTAACATCCTTTCATCGTGACGAGATACTTCAAAGTGACTAGGCTACCTTCAACGTGACTAGGCTACCTTCATCGTAACTAGGCTACCTTCAAACAGCAAAATACAAAAAAGAtagttatatatttttaaatcaatGTATTTATGAATATGCAAATCACATTGATTTCAGTGTCATACAAATGGACACTTCAGAAGCGTTctactctgtatctctctctctctctctcctctgcctctctcattCCAATGTGTAGGCCTACTACTGTACATCCATGCTGAGAAACCATCAATCGAGACATGGCTTTATATGGCAATGTGTGTAGCTGTGAATATTACAGAGGCAGAGAAATCTGGAACGTAAGGCTAAATCACCTGTGACATCATGGTACATGTGAGGATAACAATTTGCGCACCAAATGTGGCCATTACATTTCTGGATAATTGTATGTGAAATGTACAATGAGGACAGCCTATATGGTTCCCTTTTCACAGTTCATTAACATAGGAGCTCTAATAAGAAGACACACTGAAGCCCTCTGTGCTTTCAGAGACAAGCTCATCCATTAATAATGTCATTGATTTACTGGGCTCAGTGAGCCAGGCATATTCAATGGCTGTATGATTCCACTACAAGACAGTAATGTGACCCTCAAATACTATAGTTTTCATGCACTATCAATTACATTCAGACTACTACCTCTAGCTGAGATCAATACTCTGATAATGGTAGGCTTTCTCCCTCTTAAGAAATAGCCTACATATTACTAGGCTAAATAGGCCTTATTGATTATGAAACTATTTGAAGAAGCTTAGCCTATAATTTGTGATTGCAAGTGAATTACTATTTTTCATAATTAAGGAATTATTTTAATTAACAATTTAATGTGTATTATGTTTTAGGCAAGGGTCTTTCTTACCTGTCCAAAAACCGAGTTGAGAATTGGCCGCAAAAAGTCAGATTCACAAGATGCTGCGCTGGACCTTCGAGAGCGGTGAGAGGATCGGCTGGATACGGGGATAGGCGAGGAGGAAGCTGGGGACGGGATGCTGGCATCCACGCTAGCAGACGAACTGGCCCTTGTATGGTCCCTCGATTCAAACAAGAGCGCGGTGTCGTCTTTGCAGTCTGAGTGAGGCTGCATGCCTATTCTGGGGTCTAAACGGGTAGGGTGAGTGTGGCTGTGGTGTTGTGCAGCTGGCTGGTCGTCCCGGGTCGTTTTCCGGTGGTGTCGGTGATGCTTGGATGACTTGCAGCGTTCTCTCACACCTCGAACCACACCATGTTGCTCAGATGGGTCATCCTGGGAGTGGGCGGCGGGAACGTTGCCATGTGGGGCGTGGGGCTGGCTCTTACTAGCTCGGGTCGTCGCCCTATTCCGGGTACCGAGGAGCGAGGGGTGGCACAGGGGTCTCCTCGCAGTAACGTCGCACTCTGCCGACCAGAAAGACTCCTCTGCGGCATTGCTGCTCACTTGACTTGCAGCTGgacggtggtgatgatgatgatgatttcgGTCGGTTCCTGTCGTACGTTCAGGGAAGTGTGTCGATCTTCCGCTTGCCGATGAAGATTTCAGCAATGAGGTCTTGGATTCGGATTTGGGAAAAGAGGAGCTCATGATTGTCTTGCTTCTAGTCTCGTTTCACCCGGTTAACCTACTCATTGCCGTTTAGTTACCCATCAAATATGTCATTTTCTCATATTGTCGGCCCTCGTAAGGTAACAACAACACCATAGCTGCCTTCAAAAGCTATCCTTAAAAGTTGCATTTTACCAACCTGATTGCTATGTGGCCCGGCCGCTGATGTAGGGCGCGCGCAGACGCGTAACCAAAATCATAGTGATGAGAGAGAGCACGATGTTCACGTCGCGTCATCCTGTCACTAATGTGAACGTCCCTGGAACCCTGAATTTACCGTGCGTGTTCTATTGTGGGAGGACCAAACACCGTGCTCATAAATGATTGCGGTAGGCTATGCTGTCTTCAATTGGAATGGGTCATAATTCAGCAGTAAATGTCAATGCCCATCTCTCGGTTGCCAGCTATGGTAGGCTACATCTCTATTGATTTAAACAGAGAGGGCAAAACTCCAAAATGAATGCAGATAATATGGATATGGAAACCCATTTCCTCCACCATTTTTTGAAAGTTCCAAGGCAGTAGTTTATATCTCAATTAATCAAATATTTTTTggataacaattaagtaccttactgtaattgtttacaattaaaatggtcaaaaataaacaaaaatagcttcttagcaaagatcaCTTTCTGGaaggggtctgagtggggagggggaaactgaaaacaagctgttattggcagagagatttggaactctctttcttattggtctgttaatttaccacctggtgatgtcaacaggcaggccaaaactccatcccaccaaaacagggagaaatttcaggtggtcttttcaaacagctcttacactaaaaggtcATTATCATAATTCTCACAATTTCacatattattccaacctcatagtgtggaaatatatataaagcaCAAGACGATCAcgttttttgactgcactgggcctttaaatgtCAATACTATCTAAAAGTTGAGATAGTAGCCAATGTAAACATTGAGATACCCAAGTAACATTTTTTAGATACTAACCTACCTCAAAATGTTGAGATAGTAGATCATAGAGGATATGTTTCTTAATTTGTAACATTGTGTGGCGATTTCCATCTATCCACGTTGACATTGCAGAGATCAGCACAGTGGGACCGCTATCAAGTGTGTGGTGAGCTGGCATTTTCCCCAGCAGTTTTGATTTGATGTAATAAAACATATTGACACAAAGCCATTAAATATGGACAAAGTAATGTTGTTTAGACTGATTTGCCTCATGATTTGTCAAATCGTGTACAATTAATCTGTGcttcagtctgatcaactgtagcctactgataacaaccacagttgcaggtagcctagagcagggtttcccaaactcggtcctgggcccCCCAGCCAAAGAGCCAAAGAGACAACTGCGTTTGTACAATAGAGCCAACAGGGCTAAGCTTGCTTTATGCAGGGTTGCATCACGTAGGCCTTTAAATCTGTAATTGAAAAGTTACTCACACAGTATTTAATCACTAATGTTGATTGATTAATTCCAGTCAATCATTTTGTATTGAAAAGTACTAGGTAACCTAGCCACCTGAAATTTGAATATTAACAACATTTGATCACATTCGCATTTTCTTTTAACACAAATAAATTGGCATATTTTATGCTATAAATACAGTACATGGCTTAGTCTATATATTAAGGATgttaaaatcaaatgttattggtcacatacacatatttagcagatgttattgcgagtgtagcgagatgcttGTGTAGCgacatgcttgtgttcctagctccaacagtgcagtaatatctaacaattcacaacaatacacacaaatctcaaagtaaaagaatggaattaagaaatatataaatataaggatcagcaatgtcggagtggcattgactacactacagtagaatacagtatatacatcacaggaggctgctgagggcagAACGGCTCATCATAATGTCCAGAACAGagaaaatggaatggcatcaatcCCCTTGAATCCATGTGTTtgctgtatttgataccattccactaattccactCCCGTCATTAACACAAGCCCCTTCTCccaaattaaggtgccaccaacctcctgtgatatacatatgaaattagtaaaacagtatgtaaacattattaaagtgaccagtgttccattattaaaatgaTCAGTGATTCcctgtctatgtacatagggcagcaacctctaaggtgcagggttgactaaccgggtggtagcctgctagggacagtgactaagttcagagcAAGGTACTGGGTGGAgtctggctagtgatggctatttaacagtctgatgacccagctttgatgcacctgtagaGAAGAGTGCATAGGCTTCTCTAGGCtactgcagctgtggttgttatcagtaggctacagttgaccagactacagtaggctacagctgATAGATAGTATCTAAACATTTCGAGATACTATCTAAAAATGTCGAGATACTATCTTGAGATTTTGACTGACAAATCTCAAAATCTTTAAATAGTATCAACAGGAATGGGCTTCCATACATATTAACTGTCAACTACCTCCTACTTGCATGAATATTGATGTTGCTATGCACATATTGATTCTTGCCAAAAGCTTCCTCTATGCTCGTGTAACGGGAGTCAGTTTGTTGCTAATAGCTTCCCCCAATGTCTGACTGTCCCATACGGGGCTTGAACCAGCGATCCCCTGCTTCGCAGCACACGTGACTGCCTTTCTTGACAACCCAAAAACTACAGATTGGAAGGCTCCATCCTCAACATTTCAAGCTAGCTGTGTAGTGATCTTACGATATGTTCTTAACTACGTTACACATTATCAACTGCATTTATGGaccattggagtgggtctagggtttctggcatggttgggttgatgtgagccatgaccagactttcaaagtacttcatgactaccgacgtgagtgctacagggcggtaatcatttaggcaggttaccttcgctttcttgggcacagggagactatggtctgtttgaaacatgtactgtaggtattacagattcggccagggagaggttgaaaatggcagtgaagacacttgccagttggtccgcgcatgctttgagtacacatcctggtaatatgtctggccccgcggctttgtgaatgttgacctgtttaaaggtattgctcacattggctacggagagcgtgatcacacagttgtccggaacagctggtgagcTCATGCATGctttagtgttgcttgcctcaaagcgagcataaaaggcatttagctcgtctggtcggctcgcgtcactgggcagctcgtggctgggtttccctttgtagtccgcaatagttttcaagccctgccacatccaacgagtgtcagagctggtgtagtaggattcaatcttagtcctgaattggtgctttgcctgtttgagggttcgtctgagggcatagcgggatttcttataagcatccggattagtgtccgaccccttgaaagtggcagctcagtgcagatgttgcctgtaatccatggcttctggttgggaaatgtcagtacggtcactgtggggacgatgttgtcgatgcacttattgatgaagctggtgactgaggtggtatactcctcaatgtggATAAatcacggaacatattccagtctgtgctaacaaaacagtcctgtagcgtagcatccgtgtcatctgaccacttccgtattgagcgagtcactggtacttcctcctttagtttttgcttgtaagcaggaatcaggaggatagaattatggtcagatttgccaaatggagggcgagggagagctttgtatgcgtctctgtgtgtggagaaaaGGTGGTCTAGTTTTTTTCAAACCTGTGATTGCGCATGTGACATGCTGGAATAAATTAggaaaacggatttaagtttgcctgcattaaagtccccggccactaggagcgccacttctggatgagcattttcttctttgcttatggccttatacagatcgttgagtgcagtcttagtggcagcatcggtttgtggtggttaatagatggctacgaataatatagatgtgaactctcttggtagatagtgtggtctacagataatcatgaggtattctacctcaggcgagcaataccttgacatttctttaatattagacatcgtgcaccagcagttattgacaaatagacacacatccccgcccctcgtcttaccagaaaTGTTATTATTCTGCTGGATGTGTAAAGCACAAACAGGGAAAGatttgcatactgtatgttatggtCTTGTGAAGGCCAACTGAATTCTGGCAAATAATATGTTAttttatctcagcatgtctacaggTTTTGCCTTCTtcctgtttttgtttgcttggaaatgttgatactggagactgttatCAGAAGAAACTGTAACATAGCATTTATAGTGGCTAAGAAATGGATTGCTATtaattggaaggttggttatcctcTCACAGTGTATGGAAGAAATGTCAAGTTATGTACACTAGATTTGTTTTATTACAAGATTTGTATTTGTATTCAGTACGAATCCCCATTAggtgctgccaaggcagcagctactctttctggggtccaaacacattaaggcacttacattacacataaaacaatgtaatattattacaccactacatatctacaatacaaaatgcatAACACCGCCATATAACAATGTATAGAGTGCATGTGCTAGTGTTTATACTGTGCAACTATCATAAGGTCTGGATGCCTTATATGGAATACTATACGACAAAAGGAGTCTTTATTGAAAACATTTCAAAGTTACCTATTTAGGCAATCCCTAGCTGCTGGCCTGCTCAGTCCGGGTGTGCAGGTAGctcgggctggctggctgggtggtctGGCTGAAATTGAATATAGAGGATGTCTTAATAAAGACAATCAAAAGTTAAGTCTTTGTACTTTATTTGTAAcagttgttaatatgttaggCTATTGGTTAAAGGTGCAACACAATATTGATGATTGAATTATCATTGATCTGGTTCAGTCTTATAAATCACTTAACAAATTGAATAATCTCTTACCTAGCTTGTTGACTGTGGGCATTTTTGTTGACTTTTTGTTGTTCTAAATAGAGACTGATAGAAGGGTCATGGGCCATATTTTGATTGTGTAGAAATTAAGGAAATGTGCTTTAGACACCCCCAAAAATGGGAGGACCCCAAGAACCCCCACCAAGTTATGCCCCCCCACTTCTAAATCCAAAATTGCACCTCTGAATAATTGAATAGTCCCACTACTGATTCACTTGAATCATCACTGAACTCTGAGGTGCAGGATAAAATATGACCCATTTTCACAAATGAACAAATTGCAGCTTTATGCAGATGGACCAAATGACAAAACAGCCTGATAAACTACTCAAACTAtgctgaacaaatatataaattcaacaatttcaaagattttttctgagttacagttcataaaaggaaatAAGTCCATTTAAATATATAAAtgtggccctaatctatggatttcacatgactggacatGGGTGCAGCTATGGCTGGGCCTTGGAGGGCACAGGGCCACCCAATAGGGAGCCAGGCCCAGTGAATCAGAAATTAGTTTCCCCCCACAAAATAGCTTTATAACAGACAGAAATACTGATCAGCAGAAATacgtggtattgtgttgtgtgacaaaactgcacattttaaagtggacttttattgtcctcagcaaaggtgcacctgtgtaatggtcatgctggttaatcagcttcttgatatgccacacctgtcaggtggatggaaatGTTCAccgacagggatgtaaacaaatttatgcacaatttgagagaaataagctttttgtgcatatggaacatttctgagatgttttatttcagctcacgaaacatgggaccaacactttacatgttgcgtttacatttttgtaCAGTGTAGTCATATGTAGAAGAGTATTAGCCCCATTTTTTTTATTGACTTCAcacctttttatttttatttttacagtgcATTATAATTCCTCTGCTGCTAAGGTTGAGTAGCGTAGATGTGTTAGTGTACTGGCCTTGCTTTGCTTCAGTGGAATCTCTATATTCACCTCTCCATCTGCTCATACTGAATATGGCACACCTACGCCTC includes:
- the LOC115111018 gene encoding calcium-binding protein 1-like, translating into MSSSFPKSESKTSLLKSSSASGRSTHFPERTTGTDRNHHHHHHRPAASQVSSNAAEESFWSAECDVTARRPLCHPSLLGTRNRATTRASKSQPHAPHGNVPAAHSQDDPSEQHGVVRGVRERCKSSKHHRHHRKTTRDDQPAAQHHSHTHPTRLDPRIGMQPHSDCKDDTALLFESRDHTRASSSASVDASIPSPASSSPIPVSSRSSHRSRRSSAASCESDFLRPILNSVFGQDRDLRPEEIDELRDAFKEFDKDKDGFISCKDLGNCMRTMGYMPTEMELIELSQQINMNLGGHVDFEDFVELMGPKLLAETADMIGVKELRDAFKEFDTNGDGAISTSELREAMRKLLGQQVGHKDLEDILRDIDLNGDGHVDFEEFVRMMSR